One window of the Natrinema sp. CBA1119 genome contains the following:
- a CDS encoding carboxymuconolactone decarboxylase family protein: MARVPLLEAADLPEEYRYLFTENDVGDAHIFRAMANAPELMRWYMRYSTRLWDVLPEREREIVILATARALEHPYEWHQHVRLGREAGVTDAEITAITDGDLAALDDRDGALVAYARGVALGDPRDADHDRLRAHYDVGTVVGIAMLVSHYVATGRTLDAVDVEPETAFVGWTP, translated from the coding sequence ATGGCTCGCGTCCCGCTCCTCGAGGCCGCGGACCTGCCCGAGGAGTACCGGTACCTGTTCACAGAGAACGACGTGGGCGACGCCCACATCTTTCGGGCGATGGCGAACGCGCCCGAACTCATGCGGTGGTATATGCGCTACTCGACGCGCCTCTGGGACGTGCTTCCCGAGCGGGAGCGAGAGATCGTCATCCTCGCGACGGCTCGCGCCCTCGAGCACCCCTACGAGTGGCACCAGCACGTTCGACTCGGCCGCGAGGCGGGCGTCACCGATGCGGAGATCACCGCCATTACCGACGGCGATCTCGCGGCCCTCGACGACCGGGATGGCGCACTCGTCGCCTACGCCCGCGGCGTCGCACTGGGTGATCCCCGCGATGCGGACCACGACCGGCTTCGGGCGCACTACGACGTCGGGACCGTCGTCGGCATCGCCATGCTCGTCAGCCACTACGTCGCGACGGGGCGAACGCTGGACGCCGTCGACGTCGAGCCCGAGACGGCGTTCGTCGGCTGGACGCCGTAG
- a CDS encoding MaoC family dehydratase translates to MRYYEDIEIGDTEEFGEYHVTKDEILEFAERYDPQPFHTDEDAAEESAFGELVASGWHTAAICMRMLVDGPIQDRASMGARGVDELRWKQPVRPGDTLSIRTEIVDKRVSESAPERGYVDSLLEGVNQDGDVVISWIGLGMIARRNPGND, encoded by the coding sequence ATGCGTTACTACGAGGACATCGAGATCGGCGACACCGAGGAGTTCGGCGAGTATCACGTCACGAAAGACGAGATCCTCGAGTTCGCCGAGCGGTACGACCCCCAGCCGTTCCACACCGACGAGGACGCCGCGGAGGAGTCGGCCTTCGGCGAACTGGTCGCCTCCGGATGGCACACCGCGGCGATCTGTATGCGAATGCTCGTCGACGGTCCGATACAGGATCGCGCCAGTATGGGCGCTCGCGGGGTGGACGAACTCCGGTGGAAACAGCCCGTCAGGCCCGGCGACACGCTCTCGATCCGGACCGAAATCGTGGACAAGCGCGTCTCGGAGAGCGCTCCCGAACGGGGCTACGTCGACAGCCTCCTCGAGGGAGTCAATCAGGATGGCGATGTCGTCATCTCCTGGATCGGACTCGGCATGATCGCGCGTCGGAATCCGGGGAACGACTGA